From the genome of Brachionichthys hirsutus isolate HB-005 chromosome 9, CSIRO-AGI_Bhir_v1, whole genome shotgun sequence:
CATGGCGACCGGCGTCCATAGCAACCAAACTCTGCCGAGAAATCCTAAACAACTACATTTGTTTACTTTCGTCGCATGTTATGTTCTAGATTATTTAGTTTCTAAATTCATTTAATCACCACATTACTGTACTCCAGATGtttaatctttattattattattatttttaataaaatgcCACTAAATATTCATTTGAAGCGGTGGTTGTGGAAAATCTTAAATCGGCATTAGTAAACATGGAATGCAATGTGGAGCATGATTAGTGTAATGGCGTAGAGACAACTAATTCAACACCATGCTGCACAGGTAGGATGTAGCCGCTAGCTGAACGGCTAGCCGTTACAGATTCATTGCTGATCCATGAACTCACATGGTAGTCGTTGTTCCAGCTCTCCAGCTTGTCCTGTAAGAGGCCGAACGAGGACGCGAGGGTCAGCCTCCTCAGAGCGGCAGCCATgcctgctggaggagatcaACAGCCGAGCGGGGAGAGTAACCCCACGGGGAGTGACCGGGAGCTTTCTCGGGGAGAGTAACCCCACGGGGAGTGACCGGGAGCTTTCTCGGGGAGAATATCCCCACGGGGAGTGACCGGGAGCTTTCTCGGGGAGAATATCCCCACGGGGAGTGACCGGGAGCTTTCTCGGGGAGAATATCCCCACGGGGAGTGACCGGGAGCTTTCTCGGGGAGAATATCCCCACGGGGAGTGACCGGGAGCTTTCTCCACCCATGACACGGGTCACTGGGTTGTAGCAACCGAGACGGAGAAGCCGAACAACGCGataaatgtgtgtataaatgtcaTACTTTAccttattatcattattattattattattattattattattattattattgtgaactttccaaatgtgtcattttattgattttttccTAAACAATTAAAAAGTAATTTTGATTAAACAAATATGTTAATCATTATGATTTATGTTTCTTCTTACAcacttttataaaaaaaataataagccTGCAATACAAACAGAGTTCATGCCTTATCATTTCATGATTAAcgataataaatatttcaaaacgCTCTGCGAtgaacactagatggcgctgcCAGTCCGTGTGGGTTATTCTCCTGCAAGGAAACTTTAATTCATCTTCTTCACTGCTTCTACAAGCAAACATGTTCTGGGGAATAAACATGAAGGTAAAAATATGGGAGAGCAGTAAAAGCCATTAAAACTCAGAGAGGATATAATTCTGTCAAAGCCGTTGTAATAAAAGATTAATTAACAGAAAATACTTATTTGGTGACGTCCAAACTAAATCCTTTATGTGTTAAAGTTCATGTGCTTTAAGGCAGTTTACCTGGCTTTCCTTTAACATAAAGATAAGTAGAAAATGgctctcatttcatttcatttttggatttctTTCAATGCCATTGTTGAGCATCTGTGAAATCACTCAGGCTACATTTACAGACAACAttggcttcttctttttttgagaATTATatgtgtttttccttttcaggACAGTGTAAACagtacaaattaaaacaaaccTTTCAATTCTGATTTGTGGTCCCAAATGTAATGCACTGGTATACCCAATTCCTGGAGgattacaacaaaaataactgTGTGGCATAAGGCTGTCAGACAAGTCTTGTTTAATCATgttttaagtatttttttatattttactttcattattttcttatATTGTTTGATTGTATAATAACTCATTGATTGTAATAGAGCGTTGCGGCCACCGTACTTTAGTGTATTTATGGAAAATATGAATGGACTTTCGTTTCTATTTTCGGACCTTGCTTTCATTGGCTGGTTGAATGGAGAACATACCATTTTTCATAATCGTATAAATCTCTGTTTTGTGAGTGcttaatgcattttttaaaatcctaTGCGTACTTTCTTTCAAACATACATTTATGTTTGACAAATAAACTACATTTCAATTAAGAACACAACCTTTGTTCGCCTTCCGACTTTTTCGACTTCCAAAGTGGTACGGTCCATGCCGCCCAGCACGCAGGAGAGGGAGGGTCAACATGGCGTCGGACCAGGTCTGTTAGTATTCATATTTGttgttattcttattttacACTACGTTTTTCGCtccagtgtttattttttttgcgaGGCCTGTAGTGCGAATCCCAGTTTAAATGTCCTCGGCCATGTTTTCGTCTTTACAGTTATGTTAGCTTAATAAATAGCTGTTAGCGGCCTTATTTGATGCAGCCTTGCGTGGAAATGagaatattgttgttgttattgacaaataaatgttttctccGACACAAAGAGCATCGACATTGTGTGATAACGCGACATTGCTAAAACGAGtgcagtttatttttagttACGGCCTGAGACTAGCAGTCGAGAGGAATCAttccagagcagagcagagggggCGCTGAGAATAGCTTTAATCCCGCTGGGGATCAATGGAGTCTTTCATACACAGATAAATATGAGCCGCTAAAACATAGATGTTGTTAGTTATTTAAACTCAATTACTGATTCCTTTTGGCACTTCTGAGCAACGTTctctctaaggtgcgctcgtgcgtaattacgcacagctgatacggtcttcgcgcagcgaaaatctacgttgcgcacaaaaaaaaaaactccaacctaaattgaaaataactcAAACACgtctttcaaatataaagtgcgtttaaaataaaatgtattgttatgatgttgctcaaaatTGAGCAAGGGActgctcggggagtttgtgtgtttgctcagacgcatgaactATTAGAGGGAACACTGCTTCTGAGTACACATACTATTGCTCTTAGTGCCATGCGTTTTGCCTTCCAGGAGAGTTCCAATGGTCCCGTGAAGAAGTCCATGCGAGAGAAGGCCATAGAAAGGCGCGGCATCAACAAGGAGCACAACAGTAACTTCAAAGCAGGCTACGTTCCCATAGAAGAAGAGCGACTCCACAAGACTGGGCTGAGAGGACGCAAGGGGAACATGGCGGTTTGCGTTGTcgtcctgctcttcctgctcgCCTTGATTAACCTCATCGTGAGTAAACGCCGGCTGCAAGTCCAGAAACCGACGGCGAATCCTGAATCCGCCGTCTTCTGCTGTGCCTCAGATCACTCTGGTGATATGGACAGTGATCCGAATTGGTCCCAATGGCTGCGACAGCATGGAGTTCCTGCAGAATGGGATGCTGCGCTTTAAACAGAAAGCGGACATGGGTATCGTTCACCCGCTGCACAAGAGCACAGTCGGAGGCCGTAAGGATCAGGACTTGGTCCTTGTTGGCAACAATAATCCGGTGAGATTCAACAAGAGCTTTTAAAACATGGAAAATGACAAATTATGCAAATATCTATGTACTTTTGAATTGCTTTATATGTATGTTGGTACAGGTTGTGTTCCAGCAAGGCACCACTAAGCTGAGTGTGGACAAGGACAAGACCTCAGTCGTCAGTGATGTTGGGATATCCTTCACAGACCCTCGCACGCAGACCACGTTCTTCAGCACAGACTTCGACAACCACGAGTTCCACTTACCGAAAGGAGTCAAAGTTCTCAGCGTTAAAAAGGCTTCCACGGAAAGGGTGTGTTTAATACTCGTGTTATGTAACTGCAATAACAACTAGTGGAGTGTTGATTTTGTTATAACCTGTAGCATCGGCACACCGTGGCTGTCGGCCCTTACAGAATCTCAGGGAATTTTGGGTGGATTTCTTCTGGGAGCATACAGGATCCACCTCTGCTGTTTTTCTATTTGATGCTTTCAGACATTTTTTATGTCTTATagagttgaataaaaaaaaaaaaagttaagcatgtgtttttttaagcatcTCCTAAAAGAGACATAGTTGTTTGATAATTCAGACTCAAGGatgtattcattttttttcttaaaggtACTAATTAGAGACCTGAACATGAAAatacttctttctttcttttaatagcgatagttgtttgttttttttttaactatttcAGAACTTATTTTCACAAACTTTACAACACATGAAAATAATCATTAAcaagtgaaatgtgttttttgtactCCTTGACTTGGCAGTCTTTTCtgaaaatgctgctgctgaagcgaATCTCCTTTTTCCAGATTTAAATCATGGTTTGGCTCTGATTTTAGATCACCAGTAGTGCAACATCTGACCTGAACATTAAAGGGGACAGCAAGGCCATCATTCGTGGAAACGAGGGAGTCAACATCATGGGCCGGACTGTGGAGTTTAAAATGGGCGGAGACATCGAGCTCAGAGCCGTAAGTACGGGATCCTATTCTATGAATTCATGTGTGGTGTTGGTGTTGAGGACAGAATGTTTTCTGAATTAGGTATAGAATTACCCCAAATAATCTATTTTAAACTAGAAGTCCGcgtgcagacctccaccaagcagctcattcccatcataattagatttacaccgtccacatgttgatctggatcatcatacacagttgatgtgtatttgtaacagatttttttgtatccataaTCCATATTCATTATATAGATTTTAAACCCCTTCATGTATTTAGTTTATAGCtgataaacaataaaatgt
Proteins encoded in this window:
- the sgcb gene encoding beta-sarcoglycan; this translates as MASDQESSNGPVKKSMREKAIERRGINKEHNSNFKAGYVPIEEERLHKTGLRGRKGNMAVCVVVLLFLLALINLIITLVIWTVIRIGPNGCDSMEFLQNGMLRFKQKADMGIVHPLHKSTVGGRKDQDLVLVGNNNPVVFQQGTTKLSVDKDKTSVVSDVGISFTDPRTQTTFFSTDFDNHEFHLPKGVKVLSVKKASTERITSSATSDLNIKGDSKAIIRGNEGVNIMGRTVEFKMGGDIELRAENSIILNGSVMFNATRIPNSAGDLYFDEGEERYKLCMCADGTLFRVQVKYPNMGCQTSDNPCRKAH